The DNA window TTAAAGATCAACTAAAAGATGCCTCAGTTATCCCCCTCTTTCTTCTGGTGCTCCCACGGCACGGGGTCACTTTCCTCCGCGTGCAGCCCAGTCTCCCTCTCGTGCCAGAACTGCTCCACGTCGGGCAAAACGATGCCGTCTTTGAGGCTCAGCGTGTCAACGCTGCTCTCCCCCACTGGCTCCGGCTGGGGCTGAGCCTCTCTGCGGGGGCCCTGGCTGGAGCTGGACTGAaggctcctctctccctccgccTGGCCAGAGGTCTCTGGTCTGGGGCGAGGCGACTGGAGGGACGTAGGGTTGTGAGGTCCGGGCTTTGCCTTGGGCGGGGGTTGCTTCCGGAGTGTGAGGCGCCTCCACAGCCCCCTGTAGCCCTCCCTGAACTCCTCGGAGAGCGAGAGGACGATGAGAGGGTTCACCAGGGACAGCGAGAAGGTGAGCAGCTGAGCGGAGAGCGTCAGGAgagggggaagagaggagatgaggggACGAGCCCCCTCGATCTCCTTCTCCGCCGTATGACGCTCCCAAACCCACACCACCCATTGGGGAAGCCAGAGGATAGCCATGGCCACAGTCAGGCTGAGCAACATCAGGGTGAGCCTCCTGGATCTGATCTGTGTGCGCAGGTTCTGAGTCTTACTGGAGCGGCGCTGGCACTGGCCGTAAGCCCTCCAGAAATACATCAGGGCAAAGCTGAGTGGCGCACAGTACACCACCAGTGGGTACGCTTTGACGTACACGGCCATGAAGTCCCGGGCTTCGGGAGGAACCACCAGCCCGCAAACCAGCCCGCGGCCTTCTCTCCGCAGCACGGCGAAAAGCCAGTGCGGGAGGGCGACCGAGCAGGCGGACAGCCAGATGGAGAAGAACACCACCAGGATGGAGCCCAGT is part of the Pungitius pungitius chromosome 2, fPunPun2.1, whole genome shotgun sequence genome and encodes:
- the gpr151 gene encoding G-protein coupled receptor 151; translated protein: MDKSSGNNLTAVNSSTDKWSLNERGPQQYWVPEELRVLVPAILGVICVLGVACNLTAMVILFSGAHRGKLSLINSLVFNLMFADALTLLFAVPFRAASYSEATWNLGWAVCKTANWFLQSCMAAKSFTLAVMANACYRYVSNPNKQVSIRLGSILVVFFSIWLSACSVALPHWLFAVLRREGRGLVCGLVVPPEARDFMAVYVKAYPLVVYCAPLSFALMYFWRAYGQCQRRSSKTQNLRTQIRSRRLTLMLLSLTVAMAILWLPQWVVWVWERHTAEKEIEGARPLISSLPPLLTLSAQLLTFSLSLVNPLIVLSLSEEFREGYRGLWRRLTLRKQPPPKAKPGPHNPTSLQSPRPRPETSGQAEGERSLQSSSSQGPRREAQPQPEPVGESSVDTLSLKDGIVLPDVEQFWHERETGLHAEESDPVPWEHQKKEGDN